The following proteins come from a genomic window of Alicyclobacillus dauci:
- a CDS encoding MraY family glycosyltransferase: MIPMWYYLMCFAVAFLIAYGLVPLIRKLAIKTGFVDRPNQRKIHTEPIPLLGGIAIYVSFIATAGILGRAGPTFWGIAVGGFLIFGIGIIDDFYKTRGRDFKALPKFLMQIVAAVVLVFFHIRISGVNLPFHHGYDSFPLWVSVLATVIWVVAITNMMNFLDGVDGLASGLAAISALTLVFIAVLKHQDVMAILGVALMGSSVGFLRHNFHPARIFMGDAGATFLGYVLAAIAIDGAFKSATIVSLIVPVLALGVPILDTVWVIFRRFKENRPIYIADKGHTFHLLMKSGLTQVQTVAFLYLLGVCFSLASIVVLLVAQ, from the coding sequence ATGATTCCCATGTGGTACTACCTCATGTGCTTCGCGGTAGCATTTTTAATTGCATACGGATTGGTTCCACTGATTCGAAAACTAGCCATCAAAACCGGTTTTGTCGACAGGCCGAATCAGCGAAAAATTCATACGGAGCCCATACCGCTACTGGGCGGGATAGCGATTTACGTGTCGTTCATTGCGACAGCCGGTATCCTGGGGCGCGCTGGTCCGACATTTTGGGGGATCGCGGTTGGGGGATTCCTTATTTTCGGCATCGGAATTATTGACGACTTTTATAAGACGCGAGGTCGGGACTTTAAGGCACTACCCAAGTTCCTCATGCAAATCGTCGCCGCCGTGGTCCTTGTCTTCTTTCACATTCGGATCAGCGGAGTGAACCTACCTTTTCACCACGGATATGATAGCTTTCCGTTGTGGGTTTCCGTTCTTGCTACGGTTATCTGGGTCGTCGCCATCACAAACATGATGAACTTTTTGGACGGAGTCGACGGACTTGCTTCCGGGTTGGCGGCTATTTCGGCACTGACACTGGTCTTCATCGCGGTCTTGAAACACCAAGATGTCATGGCAATATTGGGCGTCGCTCTCATGGGGAGTTCAGTTGGGTTCCTTCGGCACAACTTTCATCCCGCGAGAATCTTCATGGGCGATGCGGGTGCCACTTTTCTCGGGTATGTGCTGGCAGCCATCGCGATCGACGGAGCCTTTAAGAGTGCGACCATCGTATCGCTAATCGTCCCAGTACTGGCACTTGGGGTGCCCATTCTCGATACGGTTTGGGTTATTTTTCGTCGCTTCAAAGAGAATCGACCCATTTACATTGCGGACAAAGGGCACACGTTCCACTTGCTCATGAAGTCGGGACTGACACAGGTTCAAACGGTCGCTTTCCTATACCTGCTCGGTGTCTGTTTTTCCCTCGCTTCTATCGTGGTGCTTTTGGTCGCACAATAA
- a CDS encoding WD40/YVTN/BNR-like repeat-containing protein, which yields MRKLALTGLSLIALSIACVGLNAYRVVHVAGGGHELYAAGQGAVTASDIQMVSEHVQTSPVESSSLTGVSFISTSVGFLAGNDGIYKTADGGKTWSRLYHSNDPVLGVQAKYQPEGSKQYVVAYTKTNLLVSTNGKAFSKETVPNIGTFQFEGVSLLDNGVMWVLNNGSVLGSDPMTGQLKDLIPGKKVGSLALSSPEVGYVTVDQSILKTTDHGQHWTKVFTAPLKNGPWRTKLEATGNHVAVLFYGGDAGMGQSAYILYQSNDAGRTWDPTVSEGYFSSDYMGARPRSGTNAGEQPGPFKLLPTGELFMLGLKSNHGGLTTLTGFTSRGKFAFQRVVGTDRMNVFDFLNAPIAISAVDSQHIWVVGSKDKHPVILRSKDGGLSWMRA from the coding sequence ATGAGAAAACTGGCTTTGACAGGGCTCTCGTTGATTGCACTTTCAATCGCTTGTGTAGGCTTGAACGCCTATAGGGTCGTACATGTCGCAGGCGGAGGACACGAACTATACGCCGCAGGGCAAGGTGCTGTCACCGCGTCCGATATCCAAATGGTTTCGGAACATGTCCAAACGTCACCTGTCGAATCTTCCTCGCTGACAGGCGTATCGTTCATTTCCACGTCCGTGGGCTTTCTTGCGGGAAATGATGGCATTTATAAGACAGCGGATGGGGGAAAAACGTGGTCGCGACTATACCACTCAAACGATCCCGTGCTTGGTGTTCAAGCCAAGTACCAGCCTGAGGGAAGCAAGCAATACGTGGTCGCCTACACAAAGACGAATTTACTCGTCAGCACAAATGGCAAGGCATTCAGCAAAGAGACTGTTCCAAACATCGGGACATTCCAATTCGAGGGCGTGTCTTTGCTTGATAATGGGGTCATGTGGGTATTGAACAATGGGTCTGTTTTGGGCTCCGATCCCATGACCGGCCAACTAAAGGATCTCATACCTGGTAAAAAAGTCGGTTCCCTTGCGCTCAGCTCCCCCGAAGTTGGCTATGTAACGGTGGATCAGTCCATCTTGAAAACGACCGATCACGGCCAACATTGGACAAAAGTCTTCACCGCCCCCCTCAAAAACGGTCCTTGGCGCACCAAACTGGAAGCCACGGGCAACCATGTCGCGGTCCTCTTTTACGGCGGCGACGCCGGGATGGGTCAAAGCGCATACATCCTGTATCAATCAAATGACGCAGGAAGGACTTGGGATCCCACCGTGAGCGAGGGATACTTCTCGTCTGATTACATGGGTGCTAGGCCACGGAGTGGTACGAACGCCGGTGAGCAACCGGGCCCATTTAAACTTCTCCCGACTGGTGAATTGTTCATGCTTGGGCTGAAATCGAATCACGGTGGCTTGACCACACTAACGGGATTTACGAGCCGTGGAAAGTTCGCCTTTCAACGCGTGGTTGGGACGGATCGGATGAACGTATTCGACTTCCTAAATGCACCCATCGCCATCAGCGCCGTTGACAGTCAACATATTTGGGTTGTCGGCAGCAAGGACAAGCACCCCGTTATCCTGCGGTCGAAAGACGGGGGTCTCTCGTGGATGCGGGCGTGA
- the ligA gene encoding NAD-dependent DNA ligase LigA has protein sequence MTFEEAQSRVQELRDEIEYHNQRYYQEDNPSITDAEWDALMRELIHLETTFPELQSPSSPTQRVGAPVSEGFVKVEHEIPMLSLSNAYSTEELREFDRRVRQVVGDDVRYVCELKIDGLAVSLRYEDGQLVRGATRGDGDVGEDITSNIRTIRNVPLALKEPVTLEVRGEAYMPKQSFAKLNEQREQQGEPLFANPRNAAAGSLRQLDPRIAASRRLGVIIYQLAQADRYPVERHSEALEYVKSLGLPANGERQVCNDIDEVIAYIEAWGEQRRSLSYATDGMVIKVDDIALQQELGFTAKSPRWAIAYKYAAEQAETTLRRIDLNVGRTGAVTPTAIFDPVQLAGTTVSRASLHNEDLIHEKDIRVGDRIVVQKAGDIIPEVVRSLPEKRTEDVVPFSMPHDCPQCGEPLHRLPDESAWRCVNPNCPALIREGLIHFVSRDAMNIDGLGEQWITILLDRRMVTTVADLYRLTKNDLLSLERMGEKLADKLLHSIEVSKGNSLERLLFGLGIRLVGEKAAKTIAQVFLSMDALEKASVDDLVAIPDIGPKMAESIVTYFQAPGPQQLIEELRALGLNMTYLGQTAAKVESVFTGKTVVLTGTMATVDRKQATEWIERLGGNASGSVSAKTDFVVAGEKAGSKLEKARSIIASGKNPELRILDEDAFLQIVDEAGLR, from the coding sequence ATGACGTTTGAAGAGGCACAGTCCCGTGTGCAAGAACTGCGCGATGAGATCGAGTATCACAATCAGCGCTACTATCAGGAGGATAATCCGTCGATCACGGACGCTGAATGGGATGCGCTGATGCGAGAACTCATTCATTTGGAGACGACATTTCCGGAGCTCCAAAGCCCCAGCTCTCCGACACAGCGTGTTGGGGCACCTGTCTCAGAGGGATTTGTCAAAGTGGAACACGAAATCCCCATGCTCTCCTTATCGAACGCCTACTCGACTGAAGAGTTGAGAGAGTTTGATAGACGTGTTCGACAAGTCGTGGGAGATGATGTTCGCTACGTGTGCGAACTCAAAATTGACGGGCTTGCCGTTTCCTTGCGGTACGAAGACGGTCAACTTGTTCGCGGGGCGACACGCGGTGATGGTGACGTCGGGGAAGACATCACATCCAACATCCGAACCATCCGAAACGTGCCTTTGGCTTTGAAAGAACCCGTTACACTGGAAGTTCGCGGTGAGGCGTACATGCCAAAACAGTCGTTCGCCAAGCTCAATGAACAGCGGGAGCAACAGGGAGAGCCACTGTTTGCGAATCCTCGCAATGCTGCTGCGGGCTCGCTGCGGCAGTTGGACCCGCGCATTGCAGCCAGCCGTCGGCTCGGCGTCATCATCTATCAATTGGCGCAGGCTGATAGATACCCGGTCGAACGGCACAGTGAAGCACTCGAGTACGTCAAATCCCTGGGGCTTCCGGCAAACGGTGAGCGCCAAGTCTGCAACGATATCGACGAGGTTATCGCATATATCGAAGCGTGGGGAGAACAGCGGAGAAGCTTGTCTTACGCCACGGACGGCATGGTCATCAAGGTTGATGATATCGCCCTCCAACAGGAGCTCGGGTTTACGGCGAAGAGCCCGCGTTGGGCCATTGCATACAAGTATGCGGCGGAGCAGGCGGAGACGACTTTGCGACGGATCGACTTGAATGTCGGGCGCACCGGTGCCGTTACGCCAACAGCCATTTTCGATCCCGTTCAACTAGCCGGCACAACCGTTTCCCGTGCATCCCTACATAATGAAGATTTGATTCACGAGAAGGATATCCGCGTGGGAGATAGGATTGTTGTGCAAAAGGCGGGCGACATCATTCCGGAGGTCGTTCGTTCATTGCCGGAAAAGCGGACAGAAGACGTTGTCCCATTTTCCATGCCACATGATTGCCCGCAGTGCGGCGAGCCTTTACATCGACTGCCGGATGAATCCGCGTGGCGCTGCGTCAATCCGAATTGTCCAGCACTTATTCGTGAGGGGCTGATTCACTTTGTGTCGCGTGACGCCATGAATATCGACGGCTTGGGAGAACAGTGGATTACCATTCTCTTGGACAGACGGATGGTAACGACCGTGGCCGACCTGTATCGGCTCACGAAGAACGACCTGTTAAGCCTCGAACGGATGGGTGAGAAGCTAGCGGATAAGCTTCTCCATTCCATTGAAGTCAGTAAAGGCAACTCGCTCGAAAGGTTGCTGTTTGGCCTGGGTATCCGATTGGTTGGGGAGAAGGCGGCCAAAACCATCGCCCAAGTATTTCTCTCGATGGATGCCCTTGAAAAGGCATCCGTGGACGATCTCGTCGCCATCCCAGACATCGGACCGAAAATGGCGGAAAGCATCGTTACGTACTTTCAGGCACCCGGTCCGCAGCAACTGATTGAAGAACTGCGGGCACTGGGGCTCAACATGACATATCTAGGTCAGACAGCTGCCAAGGTCGAGAGCGTGTTTACGGGTAAGACCGTTGTTTTAACTGGCACAATGGCGACGGTGGATCGAAAGCAGGCAACGGAGTGGATCGAGCGGCTGGGTGGAAACGCCAGCGGTAGTGTGAGTGCGAAAACGGACTTTGTTGTCGCGGGGGAAAAAGCGGGAAGTAAGTTGGAAAAAGCGAGATCCATCATTGCATCCGGGAAAAATCCGGAATTGCGGATTTTGGATGAAGATGCGTTTTTGCAGATTGTCGACGAGGCAGGTTTGCGGTAG
- the pcrA gene encoding DNA helicase PcrA codes for MALSQANTEQILDGLNPEQRRAVQTTEGPLLILAGAGSGKTSVLTRRIAYLITERRVPPWAILAITFTNKAAREMRERIETLVGAVGADIWTSTFHALCARILRGDIQRLGYATSFTVLDSADQLSVIKRVMSDMNIDTKKFEPKAIQHQISQHKNELRSATKVREAAVAPYDRMLGDIYIAYERLLRQNQSLDFDDLIFKTVDLFRQSPETLSYYQNRFTHIHVDEYQDTNHAQYTLVKLLAEKRKNLCVVGDSDQSIYGWRGADIRNILDFERDYANAEVIRLEQNYRSTKRILRIANEVIQNNRMRKEKNLWTSADEGEMATLYHATDERAEAIYVASQIEQLSQQGHTYPDFSILYRTNAQSRVIEEIFLQKGIPYRIHGGLKFYDRREIRDVLGYLRLIINPDDDVSFNRVVNVPKRGIGQTSLDKLEAYARANDCSMFNAAQRSMAAGLSKRAASALEGFVQLVLTLQQQRSFLPLTDLTEELLVRSGYREALAAEKTLEAQSRLENLDEFLSLTREFDENGAVDGDVGALEQFLTDVALVADSDLNKGKPEQEETDDGVTMMTLHSAKGLEFPVVFLVGLEEGIFPHKRALDSEEEMEEERRLCYVGVTRARERLFLTACSSRMIFGDRRPFTVSRFLAEMPEQDIVKEGITRSRSVSDWSTPFRSTGSPASLAKNESRIVMPQSFGADLSLRYDPGDKVEHRKWGVGEIVSTSGSGEKLELVVRFLDPIGERKLFAKFAPITKVVAD; via the coding sequence GTGGCTCTATCACAAGCCAATACAGAACAGATCCTCGACGGACTCAATCCGGAACAGCGACGGGCCGTTCAGACGACGGAAGGACCGCTCTTGATTTTGGCTGGTGCAGGTAGTGGGAAGACGAGCGTGCTTACGCGACGGATCGCGTATTTGATCACGGAGCGCCGAGTTCCACCCTGGGCTATTCTGGCCATCACGTTTACCAATAAAGCAGCTCGCGAAATGCGGGAGAGGATAGAAACTTTAGTTGGGGCGGTCGGTGCCGACATTTGGACATCAACGTTCCACGCACTGTGCGCACGGATCCTGCGGGGTGACATTCAGCGACTGGGTTACGCGACTTCGTTTACTGTACTGGATAGTGCGGACCAGTTATCGGTCATCAAACGCGTGATGTCCGACATGAACATCGATACGAAAAAGTTCGAGCCCAAAGCCATTCAGCACCAGATCAGTCAACATAAAAACGAGCTTCGAAGTGCAACCAAGGTGCGAGAGGCGGCTGTTGCACCGTATGATCGAATGCTTGGCGACATATATATAGCGTATGAACGACTATTGCGGCAAAATCAATCACTTGATTTTGATGATTTGATTTTCAAGACCGTGGACTTATTTCGGCAATCACCCGAAACACTCAGTTATTATCAGAACCGGTTTACCCACATTCATGTGGACGAGTATCAGGACACCAACCATGCGCAGTATACGCTCGTCAAGTTATTGGCGGAAAAGCGGAAAAACCTGTGTGTTGTCGGTGATTCGGATCAATCCATCTACGGTTGGCGCGGAGCTGACATTCGAAACATCCTGGACTTTGAACGGGACTACGCAAATGCCGAAGTGATACGGTTGGAGCAGAACTACCGCTCGACAAAGCGGATTCTTCGCATTGCCAACGAGGTTATTCAAAACAACCGCATGCGCAAGGAAAAGAATTTGTGGACAAGCGCCGATGAGGGCGAAATGGCGACGCTTTATCATGCGACAGATGAACGAGCGGAAGCCATCTATGTCGCCAGCCAGATTGAACAGTTGTCTCAGCAAGGGCATACCTATCCGGACTTTAGTATCCTCTATCGAACAAATGCACAGTCTCGTGTCATCGAGGAAATTTTCCTGCAAAAGGGCATCCCTTATCGGATTCACGGTGGGCTGAAATTCTATGATCGAAGAGAGATTCGCGATGTTTTAGGATATCTGCGGCTGATTATCAACCCGGATGATGATGTTTCATTCAACCGTGTTGTCAACGTCCCGAAGCGCGGTATTGGGCAAACTTCTCTCGACAAACTGGAAGCATACGCGCGGGCAAATGATTGCTCAATGTTCAACGCGGCACAGCGTTCCATGGCTGCAGGTTTAAGCAAACGTGCGGCCAGTGCGCTCGAAGGGTTTGTCCAATTGGTGCTTACGTTGCAGCAACAAAGATCGTTTTTACCGCTGACGGATTTAACCGAGGAGTTGCTTGTACGGTCAGGCTACCGAGAAGCACTCGCCGCTGAAAAAACACTTGAGGCACAGAGCAGATTGGAGAACTTGGACGAGTTCCTGTCGCTGACGCGTGAATTCGATGAGAATGGCGCAGTTGATGGAGACGTAGGCGCACTGGAGCAGTTCTTGACAGATGTGGCGCTTGTGGCGGACAGCGACTTAAATAAAGGGAAACCAGAACAGGAAGAAACGGATGACGGTGTCACCATGATGACACTTCACTCCGCTAAGGGACTGGAATTTCCCGTAGTGTTCTTGGTCGGCCTCGAGGAAGGAATCTTCCCTCACAAACGGGCCTTGGACTCCGAGGAAGAGATGGAGGAGGAGCGCCGACTCTGCTATGTTGGAGTCACGCGTGCCAGAGAGCGGTTGTTCTTGACTGCCTGCAGCAGCCGTATGATCTTTGGCGACAGGCGGCCATTTACGGTTTCACGGTTTTTGGCTGAGATGCCTGAGCAAGATATTGTTAAAGAGGGAATCACTCGTAGCCGATCCGTTTCCGATTGGAGTACCCCGTTCAGATCAACCGGTTCGCCTGCATCGCTTGCGAAGAACGAGTCGCGGATAGTGATGCCCCAGTCTTTCGGTGCGGATCTATCTCTGAGGTATGATCCTGGCGACAAAGTCGAGCACCGGAAATGGGGTGTGGGGGAGATTGTCTCCACCAGCGGAAGTGGCGAGAAGCTGGAACTCGTTGTTCGTTTTCTCGATCCCATTGGTGAACGAAAACTATTTGCGAAATTTGCTCCCATCACCAAAGTGGTTGCGGATTAG
- a CDS encoding site-specific integrase: MIKFAIKDFLDDRRLKNLSPHTISGYQRTLGEFHQFCLDNGVVDTGHVTHPLVKTYFLHCQSERDNSAMTLNHKLINIRAFFNYAEAELELYN, translated from the coding sequence TTGATCAAATTTGCGATTAAAGATTTTCTTGACGATCGTCGACTCAAAAACCTATCTCCCCACACAATCTCTGGTTATCAACGTACACTTGGAGAATTTCATCAATTCTGCTTGGACAATGGTGTTGTAGATACTGGCCATGTAACACACCCCCTGGTCAAAACGTACTTCCTCCACTGCCAATCGGAACGTGATAACAGTGCCATGACGCTCAACCACAAGTTGATTAACATTCGGGCGTTCTTCAACTATGCAGAAGCGGAATTGGAATTGTACAACTAA
- a CDS encoding tyrosine-type recombinase/integrase, with the protein MSRFKTDVKIDVFTDYHIRQMLLYYRSLRQRDKTFYAYRDSTIIGHLLGTGIRVGELANLRWHDVDFEHDTITVFGKKRIMGNLTYDTPSKAGIC; encoded by the coding sequence ATGTCTCGATTTAAAACTGACGTGAAGATTGACGTATTCACGGATTACCACATTCGACAAATGCTTTTGTACTATCGCAGCCTTAGACAGCGAGACAAGACGTTCTATGCCTATCGCGATTCCACCATCATCGGACATTTGCTTGGTACAGGTATAAGGGTTGGAGAACTAGCCAATTTACGCTGGCATGACGTTGATTTCGAACACGATACCATCACAGTGTTTGGTAAAAAACGTATCATGGGGAACCTTACCTATGACACACCGTCTAAAGCAGGAATTTGCTGA
- a CDS encoding tyrosine-type recombinase/integrase: MTHRLKQEFAEYRLHVEQRFGYLPEHVLVDNHGKGKTPNAIKNVFKRLKNIMNFTDVRLSSHTFRHTFAHRCLMAGMDVFTLKDYYVTLI; encoded by the coding sequence ATGACACACCGTCTAAAGCAGGAATTTGCTGAATATCGCCTACATGTAGAGCAAAGGTTTGGCTATTTACCTGAACATGTATTGGTTGACAACCATGGTAAGGGTAAAACTCCAAACGCAATCAAGAATGTCTTTAAGCGCCTTAAAAACATCATGAATTTCACAGATGTCCGTCTGTCGAGTCATACCTTTCGCCACACGTTTGCTCATCGTTGCTTGATGGCAGGGATGGATGTTTTTACGCTCAAAGATTATTACGTCACTCTGATCTGA
- a CDS encoding IS1380 family transposase: MKQHKHTRKHRRRKSCKIHTHFDLNSATAFGGAAGLIDFVLQTGMDKYFCTEELGKRKDAQFQMDDVALTFVLGTLLGQERIFHFEDIEHDPLLMLKLDLPKLPDTTLLYKDLKRLGSPVGMEAIRSAQRLVLKSLLPKGHDIVVDIDSSVETVFGNQEQSAVGFNPHHHGRASFHPLLAFESQMGCCIYDELRSGDAHTAEGFAAFYEAMKKQLPTGVNIRAIRMDKGFTGEKVFQTLEQDGRDYVIKLKWTKRLAELAPNLAWHCITQSDTEHCDVASLMYQATSWEKPRRVVIVRRLDIDPQEVLCADWFWEYEAIATTFDWNGEDIWHFYNHRGNAENHIKEAKYGFAVDQFSSQNFNTNKALEALKLLAYNLLLLYKQAALQPGVRQWTVGRLRRRLFLLPGILVHHARQWTIRLPEFAQRLSTQVLQVAT, from the coding sequence GTGAAACAACATAAGCATACACGAAAACACCGCCGCCGGAAAAGCTGTAAAATACATACTCACTTCGACCTCAATTCTGCCACTGCATTTGGCGGGGCGGCAGGACTCATCGATTTCGTCCTCCAAACCGGTATGGATAAGTATTTTTGCACAGAGGAACTTGGCAAACGGAAAGACGCTCAATTCCAAATGGATGACGTTGCTCTTACGTTCGTCCTCGGTACATTGCTGGGTCAGGAACGAATTTTCCACTTCGAGGACATTGAGCATGATCCCCTTCTTATGCTCAAGCTGGATCTGCCGAAGCTGCCAGATACAACGCTGCTGTACAAGGACTTGAAGCGGCTAGGCTCCCCTGTTGGTATGGAGGCGATCCGCTCGGCACAGCGCCTTGTACTCAAGTCGCTACTCCCCAAAGGACATGACATTGTCGTTGACATAGATTCTTCAGTGGAGACGGTGTTTGGAAACCAGGAACAATCTGCTGTAGGGTTCAATCCGCATCATCATGGAAGGGCAAGTTTTCATCCCTTGCTAGCGTTTGAATCGCAGATGGGGTGCTGCATCTATGACGAACTGCGTTCCGGCGACGCTCACACAGCAGAAGGGTTTGCAGCCTTCTATGAGGCGATGAAAAAGCAGTTGCCAACAGGTGTAAACATCCGTGCCATCCGCATGGATAAAGGGTTTACCGGTGAAAAGGTGTTTCAGACACTGGAACAAGACGGGCGAGACTACGTGATCAAACTGAAATGGACGAAGCGACTAGCAGAGCTGGCCCCCAACCTAGCGTGGCATTGTATCACCCAGAGTGATACAGAACACTGCGATGTTGCCTCCCTTATGTACCAGGCAACATCCTGGGAAAAACCTCGGCGAGTTGTCATTGTGCGTCGATTGGACATTGACCCGCAGGAGGTCCTATGTGCGGATTGGTTTTGGGAGTACGAGGCCATAGCCACAACGTTTGACTGGAACGGTGAGGACATATGGCATTTCTACAACCACCGTGGCAACGCTGAGAATCATATCAAAGAAGCCAAATATGGATTCGCCGTTGACCAATTCTCGAGTCAGAATTTCAATACCAACAAAGCGTTGGAAGCTCTGAAGCTGCTGGCATACAACCTGCTCCTGTTATATAAACAAGCAGCGTTGCAACCTGGAGTGCGTCAGTGGACAGTTGGACGGCTCCGGCGGAGACTATTCCTTCTACCCGGAATTTTGGTTCACCATGCACGTCAGTGGACAATTCGTCTGCCCGAGTTCGCACAGCGCCTGTCCACCCAAGTCCTTCAGGTGGCGACATAG
- a CDS encoding NADH:flavin oxidoreductase: MNLTTNKKHPDLFQSIRLGSVELSNRIVLAPMTRTSASEDGLATDRMVRYYARFAKGGFGLLITEGIYPDEVYSQGYFRQPGLANDSQVSAWRKVTEAVHENGARIFAQLMHAGAISQGNTHQDFAIGPSAVQPKGTMLEMYGGSGAFSIPKEATKEKIRQLTQGFVDAALRAHQAGFDGVEIHGANGYILDQFLTDYMNQRTDEYGGSTENRVRLLVEVSQAVRQAVGRDFAVGIRISQGKVNDFTHRWANGEKDAEIIFKSLGKSGVDYIHTTEHYANKPAFGEGPTLAELAKKYGKVTVIANGNMDHPADAERIIVSKQADLIALGKAALANRDWPNRVAENETLDVFDGSVLQPTAVVKDIEL, translated from the coding sequence GTGAATCTGACAACCAATAAGAAACATCCTGATCTATTCCAATCAATTCGCCTCGGAAGTGTAGAGCTGTCGAATCGAATTGTACTTGCACCTATGACTCGTACGAGTGCGTCTGAGGACGGGCTGGCTACAGATAGAATGGTAAGATACTATGCCAGGTTTGCGAAGGGTGGATTCGGACTTCTCATTACTGAAGGAATCTATCCAGATGAAGTATATAGTCAAGGGTACTTTAGGCAACCAGGCCTCGCCAATGATAGTCAAGTGTCGGCTTGGAGAAAGGTGACAGAAGCAGTTCATGAAAACGGGGCTCGAATTTTTGCCCAGTTAATGCATGCGGGTGCTATCTCTCAGGGGAATACCCATCAAGACTTTGCCATTGGACCATCGGCTGTACAGCCGAAAGGAACAATGCTTGAAATGTATGGGGGTAGTGGAGCTTTCTCAATTCCAAAGGAGGCAACGAAAGAAAAGATTCGTCAGTTGACACAGGGATTTGTTGACGCTGCGCTCCGTGCTCATCAGGCTGGCTTTGATGGGGTTGAGATTCACGGCGCAAATGGGTATATCCTTGATCAGTTTTTAACGGATTACATGAATCAACGAACGGATGAGTACGGCGGATCCACAGAAAATCGGGTTCGTTTGTTAGTAGAAGTGAGTCAAGCTGTACGTCAAGCGGTTGGTCGTGATTTTGCTGTCGGAATACGTATCTCGCAGGGAAAAGTCAACGATTTTACCCATAGATGGGCAAACGGCGAAAAAGATGCTGAGATCATTTTCAAGAGTTTAGGAAAATCGGGTGTGGATTATATTCATACGACGGAACACTACGCCAATAAGCCCGCTTTTGGTGAAGGTCCAACGTTAGCGGAGCTAGCCAAAAAATACGGAAAGGTAACCGTGATCGCAAACGGGAACATGGACCATCCGGCAGATGCAGAACGCATAATCGTGAGTAAGCAAGCTGATTTGATTGCCTTGGGGAAAGCGGCACTTGCAAACCGAGATTGGCCAAACCGAGTTGCTGAAAATGAAACTTTGGATGTATTTGATGGGTCTGTTTTACAACCGACTGCGGTTGTGAAGGACATCGAGTTATAA
- a CDS encoding CobW family GTP-binding protein, translating to MHINNKTPVVVVTGFLGSGKTTLIKSLSERNDLERTALIVNEFGDVSIDHHLLKSAPEQVALIGGGCVCCQVREDLVQSFRNLLNESEASNSQINRVVIETSGLADPAPIVFTLLRDSVLQHHFFVERIVVTVDAFNGLHTIKTQQESLKQLAIADTVVLTKVDLVGPFQLETLEKSIEQLAPDAKIVRSSFGATSMRELIEEENALRFDKKKYDNLTLSSEHISKTRAVSVLFNEPINWSNFGVWMSMLLHAHGQDVLRIKGIINVGTAGPVSLNGVQHIIYPPQHLKEWPDTNRESRMTLIVRELDTASILKSLNVFSRYFGATPVLSSRE from the coding sequence ATGCATATAAACAACAAAACACCGGTTGTCGTCGTTACCGGTTTCTTAGGGAGTGGTAAGACCACATTAATCAAGTCGCTGTCAGAACGTAACGACTTGGAACGTACTGCTCTTATCGTAAACGAATTTGGAGATGTATCAATTGATCACCATCTGCTTAAAAGTGCTCCTGAACAAGTGGCACTAATTGGTGGGGGATGTGTCTGCTGCCAAGTTCGTGAAGACCTCGTACAAAGTTTTCGTAATCTCTTGAATGAATCAGAGGCATCAAACAGCCAAATCAACCGCGTTGTAATTGAAACGTCCGGACTAGCTGACCCCGCGCCTATTGTTTTCACTCTTCTAAGAGATTCGGTCTTACAACATCACTTTTTTGTCGAGCGTATTGTTGTTACGGTCGACGCGTTCAATGGACTTCACACCATTAAAACGCAGCAGGAGTCGCTGAAACAGTTGGCAATTGCTGATACTGTAGTCCTTACAAAAGTTGACCTGGTGGGACCATTCCAACTCGAAACTCTAGAAAAGTCGATAGAGCAACTAGCACCCGATGCAAAAATTGTTCGATCATCCTTTGGTGCAACATCAATGCGTGAATTGATTGAGGAAGAGAACGCTCTGAGGTTCGATAAGAAAAAATATGACAACCTAACACTAAGTTCTGAACATATCAGTAAGACACGTGCTGTTTCAGTTTTATTTAATGAACCTATTAACTGGTCAAATTTTGGCGTTTGGATGAGTATGCTTCTGCATGCTCATGGTCAAGATGTTCTCCGCATTAAAGGAATAATTAATGTTGGAACAGCTGGCCCTGTTTCTTTAAATGGGGTTCAACATATTATTTATCCACCGCAACACCTTAAGGAATGGCCCGATACGAATCGCGAATCTCGAATGACATTGATAGTACGAGAATTAGATACAGCTAGCATATTAAAGTCATTGAATGTATTCTCTCGATACTTTGGAGCAACGCCTGTACTTTCGAGTCGTGAATGA